The Engystomops pustulosus chromosome 4, aEngPut4.maternal, whole genome shotgun sequence genome contains a region encoding:
- the LOC140125666 gene encoding uncharacterized protein, which yields MYGSTANGTFLSSLQISPSSIKSNGTSLTFNTISTSFRILNIAQSPDLSKKSSTAFQQNSIAIENSFKDIFGQQLVEPVVTNLLNDSLAVMASVDLYFENQTITSSEVTRVIVNNEAVFKKRNIILDLLYMNPEVAVLLNFTFIQDYTPNLSISSSSEATDLSKTIVDLLTPELRKFYGNSLQDSPSTSFSNRGGLAAAFIQYKLNYTTNVDINSLLASLQNSSLINIIHIATLSVNNIKQSFDVFTIKPRFTNQVFSTELKDRKNQKFINLEKNITNGLNDILRNLKVKQIVVLSFQEGSVVGLVETTFASSITSYEAVTQEIVNNQNKLSSQNLILDPQSLYTSPQTPDSPAPGSSVPGYGVAIIVMCILLILAIPLIIVLALKTTLCQKLSNACSLKPPYKRYSEVNVASLFSNYRTHSYEVAH from the exons GAACTTCACTGACATTTAACACAATCAGTACCTCTTTTAGAATACTAAATATAGCTCAATCACCTGACCTATCAAAGAAATCCAGTACTGCCTTTCAACAAAACAGCATAGCAATTGAAAATTCT TTTAAAGACATATTTGGACAGCAGCTGGTAGAACCAGTAGTAACCAACCTCTT AAATGATTCTCTTGCTGTAATGGCCTCAGTTGACTTATATTTTGAAAATCAGACGATAACCAGCTCAGAGGTCACCAGAGTGATAGTAAATAATGAGGCGGTATTTAAAAAACGGAACATTATTCTGGATCTCTTATATATGAATCCTGAAG tgGCTGTTTTACTGAATTTCACATTTATACAGGACTACACACCAAATCTGTCTATTAGCTCATCATCTGAGGCCACGGATCTCAGCAAAACAATTGTGGACTTG CTTACACCAGAACTAAGGAAGTTCTATGGCAACAGTTTACAAGATTCCCCATCTACGTCCTTCAG CAATCGTGGTGGACTGGCTGCTGCATTTATTCAGTACAAGCTTAATTATACAACCAATGTGGACATTAATTCACTACTAGCAAGTCTACAAAATAGCAGTCTAATCAATATCATACACATAGCAACTTTGTCTGTTAACA ACATTAAACAATCTTTTGACGTATTTACGATAAAGCCAAGATTCACCAATCAAGTGTTTAGTACAGAGTTGAAagacagaaagaatcaaaagttcATCAATCTGGAGAAGAATATTACAAATGGG CTCAATGATATTTTAAGAAATTTGAAGGTGAAACAGATAGTTGTGCTTTCATTTCA AGAGGGATCAGTGGTCGGCTTAGTAGAAACCACTTTTGCTTCTTCAATCACATCGTATGAAGCAGTGACTCAAGAGATTGTGAACAATCAAAATAAGCTTAGCAGCCAGAATCTCATTTTGGACCCTCAGTCTCTTT atacaAGCCCACAAACACCCGACTCGCCAGCACCGGGAAGTTCTGTTCCAGGTTATGGAGTTGCAATTATTGTCATGTGTATCCTACTGATATTGGCTATTCCTCTTATTATAGTCTTG GCTTTAAAAACAACTTTGTGTCAGAAGCTTTCCAATGCTTGCTCTCTTAAGCCACCATATAAGCGATATAGTGAAGTCAATGTTGCATCTCTCTTCAGCAATTACAGG ACTCATTCTTACGAAGTAGCCCATTAA